The stretch of DNA GTAGGATCAACGTATCAGCACGCTCACTCTCGCCCCCGTACCGCCGCGCGCAACGCAACGCGTCCCCCGCGCAGCCCGCACGATCATGGATGACAAGGCCCTCACCGAACTGATGAATCCGTATGCCGTCCCCTCGCTCGCCAAAAGCGTCTGGCAGCTCGCGAATTCGTTCCTTCCGTTCTTCGCGGCGATCTACCTGATGTACCTGTCCCTCGCCATGCCGTTCTATGTGACGCTCGGCCTCGGCGTACTGGCGGCGGGATTCATGGTCCGCATGTTCATTATCCAGCATGACTGCGGCCACGGCTCGTTCTTCGTTTCCAAAAAGCTGAACGATCGCGTCGGCTACTTCTGCAGCCTGTTCACGATGGTGCCCTACTATTACTGGCGCCGCCAGCATGCGCTGCATCATTCCACCAACGGCAATCTCGACCAGCGCGGCCTTGGCGACATGACGATTCACACGGTCAAAGAGTACCTCGTGCTGTCGAGATTCGACAAGCTCCACTATCGCTGTTATCGACATCCGCTGGTGTTCATCCTCTTCGGACCGCTCGCGCTGTTCTTTTACATCAACCGCGTCTGCACCGATCCGCAGCACTACAACCAGCGCGACCGCCGCAATATCTGGATCACCAA from candidate division KSB1 bacterium encodes:
- a CDS encoding fatty acid desaturase, which produces MDDKALTELMNPYAVPSLAKSVWQLANSFLPFFAAIYLMYLSLAMPFYVTLGLGVLAAGFMVRMFIIQHDCGHGSFFVSKKLNDRVGYFCSLFTMVPYYYWRRQHALHHSTNGNLDQRGLGDMTIHTVKEYLVLSRFDKLHYRCYRHPLVFILFGPLALFFYINRVCTDPQHYNQRDRRNIWITNLTIAATLAAIGVFIGFAALAKVVLPVLFIAASLGIWLFYIQHQFEHTYWKPKAEWNYVRAAMQGSSYYKLPRILQWFTGNIGYHHIHHLKSSIPNYELERCYHENPEFHDVYTVTLFSSMKTMFLSVWDEDQQRLISFRELKRKYVTA